The Streptomyces sp. NBC_00435 nucleotide sequence GGCGAGGCGGTGGGTACGGCGGATCTGGGCCTCCTGGTTGCGCCGCTCGTCCTGTTCGGTCTCCGGCAGGACGGGCGGGACCGTGCGGGGCTTGCCCTCGGAGTCGACGGCCGTGAAGACGAGGTAGGCACTGCCGACCTGGGTGGCGGGGGTGGACTCGTTCCACCGCTCCGCGAGGACGCGTACGCCGATCTCCATCGAGGAGCGGCCGGTCCAGTTGCACTGGGCCTTCACGTGGACGAGGTCGCCGACGCGGACCGGGGCGAGGAAGGCCATCTCGTCCATGGAAGCGGTGACCGCCGGGCCTCCGGAGTGGCGGCCGGCCACGGCGCCGGCCGCGTCGTCCACCAGCTTCATGATCACGCCGCCGTGCACGGTACCGAGGAGATTGGTGTCGTTGGCGGTCATGATGTGGCTGAGGGTGGTGCGGGAAGCCGAGATCGGCTTTCCGCCCAGCTCGCCCGGTATCTCTGTCATACAGCCACCTTAAGTGCGGTGCGCGGGCATCAGCTCTGCAACAGCACCGGAACGAATGCGCGCCCGGGCTGTTCCGCGACACGCCCGGCCAGGCATTCTTGGCACATGAGCGACTGGGACGGGTGGAGCGGCGAGCAGAGCGGGCGCGGCCGCCGCGATGACGGGTACGGGCGCGGCAGCGAGCAGGCGCAGCCGGAAGGCGCGCAGCGGATGCGGCACGTCCAGCGGCCTGGCCCCCAGGCGTCCCGGCAGCAGCCGGCGCGGCCGCAGCAGCCGCCGCGCGGCCCGGCGCAGCCGGCGTACGTGCCCGGGCAGCAGGACGGCTCGTACGACAGCGGGTACAACACCGGCCAGGTCTACGGCGGCGGTCACGGCGGCGCACAGCCGCCGTCCGGGCCGCGCAGGCGCCCCCCGGGCGACCCGGGGGGACCGGCGGGACCTTCCGGGCCGGCCCCGGACTGGCGCAGGCGGATCAAGATCGGGTCGATCGTGCTGGTCACGGGCCTGCTGGTGACGGGCGTCGGCACGTACTTCTGGGCCGATTCCAACGTGCGCCGCGAGGTCGACCTCTCCAAGGTCATCGAGCGCCCGAAGGAGGGCGACTGCACGACCTACCTGATCGTGGGCTCCGACAGCCGCGAGGGCATGTCCGACGAGGAGAAGAAGAAGCTCCACACGGGCTCCGCCGAGGGCAAGCGGACCGACTCGATGATGATCCTGGCGAAGTGCTCCAGCGGGAACACGATGATCTCGCTGCCGCGCGACTCGGATGTGGAGATCCCCTCCTTCGTCGGCTCGGAGTCGGGCAAGAAGTTCGCGGGCACGGGCAAGCGGACCAAGCTGAACGCGGCCTACGCCGAGGACGGCCCGGAGCTGCTGGTGCGGACGGTGGAGTTCAACACCGGCCTGCGCATCGACCACTACGCGGAGATCGGCTTCGCCGGCTTCGCGAACATCGTGGACGCGCTGGGCGGGGTGGAGCTGAACATCGAGAAGGGGTTCAAGGACGAGAAGTCCGGAGCCGACTTCAAGGAGGGCACCCAGACCCTCAACGGTGAGCAGTCGCTGGCCTACGTACGCACCCGCTACGCCTTCGCCGAGTCGGACCTGCAGCGGACGAAGAACCAGCAGAAGTTCCTGTCGGCGCTGGCGAGCCAGGCGGCGACCCCGTCGACGATCCTCAACCCCTTCGCGCTGTACCCGATGCTGGGGGCGGGCCTGGACACGCTGATCGTGGACAAGGACATGGGCCTGTGGGACATGGGGTCGATGTTCTTCGCGATGAAGGGCATCAGCGGCGGTGACGGCGTCTCCATGAACATGCCGATCTCCGGGCAGCGCGGCGGCAACCTCGTCTGGGACAAGGCGAAGGTGCAGCAGCTGGTCAAGCAGATCCAGAACGACGAGAAGGTCACCGTCCGGGGGCAGTGAGCGGCTTACGCGAAAGGGGCACCCCCGAGGGGGTGCCCCTTTCGCTTGCCGTTCTTCCCTGCCGCGTGCGGGTCAGCGCTTGCCGGCGCGGGCGCGCAGCTTCCACGGCATGGCGATCGATTCCAGCTGGACCGCGAAGTTCATCTTGGACTCACCGACGGTGCGGTCCTCGAAGTGGATCGGGACCTCCATCACCTGGAAGCCGCGGCGCAGCGCCTTGAACTTCATCTCCACCTGGAAGCTGTAGCCCGCGCTGCCGACCGAGGCCAGGTCTATCGCCTTCAGCGCCTCGGCGCTCCACAGGTTGAAGCCGCCCGTGATGTCGCGCACGCGGGTGCCCAGGATGGTGCTCGCGTAGGCGTTGGCCCAGCGGGAGAGCAGCTTGCGGTGCGCACCCCAGGCCTCGGACAGGGTGCCGCCGGGAACGTAGCGGCTGCCGACGACGAGGCCCGCGTCGGTGGACAGGGCCACGCCCAGCATCTCGGCGATCTTGCCGGCCGGGTGGGAGCCGTCCGCGTCCATCTGGAGCACGTACTGGGCGCCGTCCTCGACGGCCTTGGCCATGCCGGCCGCGTAGGCACGGCCGAGGCCGTCCTTGGCGGTGCGGTGCAGGACGGACATCCGCGGCTTGCCGTCCGCGGTGAGGTGGCCCTCCGCGAGCTCGTCGGCGATCTTGCCGGTGCCGTCGGGCGAGGAGTCGTCGACGACGAGGAGGCGCAGGCCCGGCTGGTCGAGGCCCATCAGGAGCTCGACCATGCCCGGCAGGTTGCCCGCTTCGTTGTACGTGGGCATCACCACGGTGAGCGGGGTGTGCGCCCAGGTGTCGGGAAGCTTCGTGGACGCGACGTCGGTCGCGCGGGGGGTCTGCTGTTCGCCTGTCACAGGGTCAATGCCTCACTGAAGACTGAAGTTGGTCAGCGGTCGGAGGAGAAGCGGACTGCCCCGGCCGGTACTTCGGCCTCGCACCACACCCTGACGCCCGCGCGGAGTTCATTGTCGGCGCCA carries:
- a CDS encoding LCP family protein — its product is MSDWDGWSGEQSGRGRRDDGYGRGSEQAQPEGAQRMRHVQRPGPQASRQQPARPQQPPRGPAQPAYVPGQQDGSYDSGYNTGQVYGGGHGGAQPPSGPRRRPPGDPGGPAGPSGPAPDWRRRIKIGSIVLVTGLLVTGVGTYFWADSNVRREVDLSKVIERPKEGDCTTYLIVGSDSREGMSDEEKKKLHTGSAEGKRTDSMMILAKCSSGNTMISLPRDSDVEIPSFVGSESGKKFAGTGKRTKLNAAYAEDGPELLVRTVEFNTGLRIDHYAEIGFAGFANIVDALGGVELNIEKGFKDEKSGADFKEGTQTLNGEQSLAYVRTRYAFAESDLQRTKNQQKFLSALASQAATPSTILNPFALYPMLGAGLDTLIVDKDMGLWDMGSMFFAMKGISGGDGVSMNMPISGQRGGNLVWDKAKVQQLVKQIQNDEKVTVRGQ
- a CDS encoding polyprenol monophosphomannose synthase; this translates as MTGEQQTPRATDVASTKLPDTWAHTPLTVVMPTYNEAGNLPGMVELLMGLDQPGLRLLVVDDSSPDGTGKIADELAEGHLTADGKPRMSVLHRTAKDGLGRAYAAGMAKAVEDGAQYVLQMDADGSHPAGKIAEMLGVALSTDAGLVVGSRYVPGGTLSEAWGAHRKLLSRWANAYASTILGTRVRDITGGFNLWSAEALKAIDLASVGSAGYSFQVEMKFKALRRGFQVMEVPIHFEDRTVGESKMNFAVQLESIAMPWKLRARAGKR
- a CDS encoding acyl-CoA thioesterase produces the protein MTEIPGELGGKPISASRTTLSHIMTANDTNLLGTVHGGVIMKLVDDAAGAVAGRHSGGPAVTASMDEMAFLAPVRVGDLVHVKAQCNWTGRSSMEIGVRVLAERWNESTPATQVGSAYLVFTAVDSEGKPRTVPPVLPETEQDERRNQEAQIRRTHRLARRRAIMALREERTAQGFDGDS